The following are encoded together in the Salvia hispanica cultivar TCC Black 2014 chromosome 6, UniMelb_Shisp_WGS_1.0, whole genome shotgun sequence genome:
- the LOC125194751 gene encoding protein FAR1-RELATED SEQUENCE 5-like, translated as MEESGSSTMDEAYDSNMDEVVVVPDCSKDLKPVVGQKFKSLDFCFAFYDVYARAVGFDTRKSQMRKTDGIITWYNVVCNREGSKKSSEDDQANARSGFSIKRRRLSKRCGCKASISFKFFSDGGVSGYTVEEFNEVHNHYMVGTEHQQFMSINRKLDDVHHQFILDCSKANIGPTLTFNVLKEILGGFQLVGCNVGDIRNASRDIKAYVHGIDVQMVLDDMARKKEMSEAFTYEYEVNASNQLVALFWCDGLMKRNYHMFGDIVAFDTTYNTNRYCMIFAPFTGKDNHGRPVTFAAGLVSNEKTGAFAWLFRHFVQCMGVAPKMIVTDQDLGMRSAIEEILVGTRHRWCMWHIMHKLANKVPGRLLRDEDFKKEFNACVWSDLLEPDEFEEEWNGVLERYDLEDHGWLKTLYDYRQLWIPAYFRDFPMGSMIRTTSISESENSFYKKFLKPRNNIAEFYLNFNQAVDFQRNSRTKLDYQDATALPILATALPFEKHASTLYTDSMFKKIQEEIVEGNDRCRVLDFSSADMVDTYKLGDSLRNSYFVRHDKSDESYSCDCKLFVRQGYLCSHIFFLFRNNEVKKIPDDYCASRWLKTPLAKAVHGHVDETLPTQSFVDERQNVSKQGISLFYGFLRRFETDIDVLRAFVGGLEELGNSLQAGTPLTSVSEKRRMIEQFYGMERPEVVEVHPPDVVKTKGHASSSASRLISKREKAIKDATRPLRRCKACDELCHHDSRNCPMLKELEMENELRKGKRKC; from the exons ATGGAAGAAAGTGGTTCTTCAACAATGGACGAAGCTTATGATTCAAACATGGACGAAG TGGTTGTTGTACCTGACTGCTCGAAAGATTTGAAGCCTGTGGTTGGGCAGAAGTTCAAATCTCTGGATTTTTGTTTTGCGTTCTACGATGTGTATGCCCGTGCTGTGGGTTTTGATACTCGCAAATCACAAATGAGGAAAACTGATGGTATAATTACTTGGTATAACGTGGTTTGCAACAGGGAAGGCAGCAAGAAGTCGAGCGAGGATGACCAAGCAAATGCACGGTCTGGTTTTTCGATTAAACGTCGACGTTTATCAAAGCGTTGTGGTTGTAAAGCCAGTATCTCATTCAAGTTCTTCTCCGATGGAGGAGTTTCAGGTTATACTGTCGAGGAGTTTAACGAAGTTCATAACCATTACATGGTTGGGACAGAGCATCAGCAGTTTATGTCAATCAATCGAAAGTTGGACGACGTACATCATCAATTTATCCTTGATTGTTCAAAGGCTAACATAGGCCCCACGCTCACGTTTAACGTGCTGAAGGAAATTCTCGGTGGTTTTCAGCTCGTTGGCTGCAATGTTGGGGATATAAGGAATGCTTCACGAGACATCAAAGCATACGTTCATGGTATTGACGTACAAATGGTTTTGGATGATATGGCTAGGAAGAAGGAGATGTCCGAGGCATTCACATATGAGTACGAGGTTAATGCTAGCAACCAGCTGGTTGCTCTGTTTTGGTGTGATGGTTTGATGAAGAGGAATTACCACATGTTCGGTGATATTGTGGCTTTTGACACCACCTACAACACCAATAG GTATTGTATGATCTTCGCGCCATTCACGGGAAAGGACAATCATGGACGACCAGTAACTTTCGCTGCTGGTTTGGTAAGCAACGAGAAGACAGGCGCTTTTGCATGGCTGTTTAGACATTTTGTCCAATGTATGGGTGTTGCTCCGAAGATGATTGTTACAGATCAAGATTTGGGGATGAGATCGGCTATTGAAGAGATTCTTGTTGGGACTCGCCACAGATGGTGTATGTGGCATATCATGCATAAGTTGGCCAATAAAGTTCCTGGTCGGTTGTTGCGGGACGAAGATTTCAAGAAAGAGTTCAATGCCTGCGTCTGGTCGGATCTGCTAGAACCCGACGAGTTCGAAGAAGAGTGGAATGGAGTACTTGAACGTTACGACCTGGAAGACCATGGTTGGTTGAAGACATTGTACGACTACAGGCAATTATGGATACCTGCATACTTCAGAGATTTCCCGATGGGCTCGATGATTAGGACCACCTCTATTTCTGAGTCAGAGAACAGCttctataaaaaatttctGAAGCCACGCAACAACATTGCCGAATTCTACTTGAATTTCAACCAAGCTGTGGATTTCCAGCGGAATAGTAGAACAAAGCTGGACTACCAAGACGCGACTGCCCTACCTATATTGGCCACTGCTCTTCCTTTCGAGAAACATGCTTCTACTCTGTACACAGATAGTATGTTCAAGAAAATACAAGAGGAGATTGTTGAGGGAAATGACAGATGCCGCGTTTTGGACTTCTCGTCTGCAGACATGGTGGACACCTACAAACTCGGAGACAGCCTTCGCAATTCGTACTTTGTGAGACATGATAAGAGTGACGAGTCATACTCATGCGATTGCAAACTTTTCGTTAGGCAGGGATATCTGTGCAGTCatatattctttttgtttaGGAACAATGAAGTGAAAAAGATTCCGGATGACTACTGTGCAAGTAGATGGCTGAAGACCCCGCTAGCTAAGGCTGTCCATGGACATGTTGATGAGACTTTACCTACACAGTCCTTTGTTGATGAAAGGCAAAACGTTTCAAAGCAAGGGATCTCACTGTTCTATGGTTTTCTTCGTCGCTTTGAGACGGACATTGATGTGCTTCGTGCATTCGTAGGTGGACTAGAGGAACTGGGCAATTCACTTCAAGCTGGAACTCCTTTAACATCCGTTTCTGAGAAGAGGCGCATGATTGAACAGTTTTATGGAATGGAAAGGCCGGAAGTCGTCGAGGTCCACCCTCCGGATGTGGTAAAGACGAAGGGGCACGCGAGCAGCTCCGCTAGTCGTCTGATTTccaagagagaaaaggctatCAAGGATGCTACTAGGCCCCTTAGACGGTGTAAGGCGTGCGATGAGTTGTGCCATCATGACTCTAGAAATTGTCCAATGCTTAAAGAGCTTGAAATGGAGAATGAGCTGCGTAAGGGAAAGAGGAAATGTTGA
- the LOC125194752 gene encoding FCS-Like Zinc finger 6-like, whose product MMMGKRGRAPMKRTTSMTEFTLELNGGAVAQLYQPSDPHNPFNGDLNQHYMASAAAAPRLQRRNSADYVQTASFLRVCSFCNSRLIPGHDIFMQQQINQDKRKDKCSFTASKKEAATTGDKVTFSSRN is encoded by the exons ATGATGATGGGGAAGAGAGGTCGGGCGCCGATGAAGAGGACTACGAGCATGACCGAATTCACCTTGGAACTCAACGGCGGAGCTGTGGCGCAGCTCTATCAGCCGTCGGATCCTCACAATCCGTTCAACGGCGACCTAAATCAACACTACATGGCCTCCGCTGCGGCTGCTCCGAGGCTCCAGCGGCGCAATTCGGCGGATTACGTTCAAACTGCTAGTTTTCTGAGGGTTTGCTCCTTCTGCAACAGCCGCCTCATCCCTGGCCACGATATCTTCAT GCAGCAGCAAATTAATCAGGATAAGAGAAAAGATAAGTGTTCATTTACGGCGTCGAAGAAGGAAGCCGCCACCACCGGCGATAAGGTGACGTTCTCCAGCCGAAATTGA